In Deltaproteobacteria bacterium CG11_big_fil_rev_8_21_14_0_20_49_13, the sequence ATCATAGTCAGGCTCGTAAGGCAAAGGATAAATCAACTGGGAAAAAACAATGCCAAAGCTAAGTGATTACGAACCGATCGTAGGCAAGGTCGTTATTGACGAACTCGCGAATCTTGCGGGTCTTCTGAAGGGTAAGAGGATTCAGAACATAAATTCCACGGCCGTAGGCGGAGGCGTTGCCGAGATACTCAACAGGATGGTCCCCCTTCTTCAGGAACTGGGGGTCGACGCCAAATGGGACGTTATTAAAGGGGGCGAGGACTTCTTCAATGTTACAAAGGCCATCCACAACGCACTTCACGGTGCCCCGGTCGATATCACTGAAGCCATGTGGAAAGCCTTCTGGGAGACGGGTGACAAGAACAACCAGGACCTCAAATGCGATGCCGACATCGTCTTTGTCCACGATCCCCAGCCTATAAAGCTTGTGGACCAGAAAAGGGACAATAAGTGGCTCTGGAGATGCCACGTGGATGTCTCGATCGCCGATCCAAATGTCTGGGATGTTCTGAAACAGTATATAGTAAAATATGATTCTGCGGTCTTCTCCGCCCCCTCGTTCTCAAAACCGCTCCCCATCAGACAGTTCCTAATATCCCCTTCGATCGATCCTTTAAGTGATAAGAACCGGGAGCTTTCCGAAGAGGAGATAGAGAAGGTGCTGGACCACTATGAGCTAAGAAGGAACAAGCCGATAGTCACCCAGATATCCAGGTTCGACAGGTTAAAGGACCCTCTCGGCGTCATAGCGGCCTACAGAAATGTAAAGAAATATAACGACTGTCAGTTGGTGCTCGCCGGAGGAACGGCAGTGGACGACCCCGAATCGGTCGCAGTGCTCGCCGAGGTTCAAAACGAGGCAAGATCTGACAAGGATATACACGTGATCTTAATGGCGCAGAACGATATACATATAAACGCATTGCAAAGGGCCTCCGACGTCATCGTTCAAAAATCTCTCAAAGAGGGCTTTGGGTTGACGGTAACAGAGGCCCTGTGGAAATCAAAGCCGGTAGTTGCTTCGGCGGTTGGGGGAATACCTCTTCAGGTAAAACACAAGTTCCACGGCCTTTTGTGCCATAGTCCGGAAGGGGCGGCGTTCGCGATCAAACAGCTCCTCCAAAATCCGGAGTTCGCGCAACAACTTGCGGCCAACGGAAGAGAGCACGTAAAACAGAACTTCCTCCTGACAAGGCATCTTAAGGAATATATGCTATTATTCCTCTCGCTCTTTCATACGGACGATATAGTCAATTTGTAACACTTGGGACCGAATAAATGAAGATAACGGCAAGGTTCATAGTATCCCTCATAGTTGCGATGGTCATCGTAGCGGGCGTTTTCTCTTACTTTAACGTCACCTCCGAAAAAAAGAGGCTTCAGTTCGATGTTGAACACCGTGCGTGGCTCGTAGCGGAAGGGATGAGGGACTCTATCGCGGCGCTGGCCGAAAAAAGTCCGTCTCCCAAGATGGAACGTCTTCTGGACAAGATAAGCAAAAGCAAGCAGGTCCCGGGCATAGCCGTATATGACACCGCCGGCGAGATAATCAACAGCTCCAAGGACCTTCCGGAACTCCCTACGGAAAAGCCCAAGATAATCTTTGACAATTTTGAAGGAACCGACGGACGCGGAGAGTTCGTAAATACCGGAACAAAGAAGTTATATGTATTCGCGGTGCCGGTATCAAATGACGAAGGCGTGAGGATAGCAACGCTTGTCATCTT encodes:
- a CDS encoding glycosyl transferase family 1 encodes the protein MPKLSDYEPIVGKVVIDELANLAGLLKGKRIQNINSTAVGGGVAEILNRMVPLLQELGVDAKWDVIKGGEDFFNVTKAIHNALHGAPVDITEAMWKAFWETGDKNNQDLKCDADIVFVHDPQPIKLVDQKRDNKWLWRCHVDVSIADPNVWDVLKQYIVKYDSAVFSAPSFSKPLPIRQFLISPSIDPLSDKNRELSEEEIEKVLDHYELRRNKPIVTQISRFDRLKDPLGVIAAYRNVKKYNDCQLVLAGGTAVDDPESVAVLAEVQNEARSDKDIHVILMAQNDIHINALQRASDVIVQKSLKEGFGLTVTEALWKSKPVVASAVGGIPLQVKHKFHGLLCHSPEGAAFAIKQLLQNPEFAQQLAANGREHVKQNFLLTRHLKEYMLLFLSLFHTDDIVNL